AGGCCGATACCTTCGCCGAGTAGGCACTACCAACCGAGACTTCGCGCCGCAGGAACTGGCCCGCCACATTCTAAACCGTTCCGATCGCCATTGGGACGGGCTTCCGAGCGAATGGAGTATTGAAAAAGTCGACGGAGAAGCCATCGCCTATTTTGCACGCCTTGCCCTTGACAGGCTTCCACAGATTGATCCAGCTGAACCTGAACATGTCCTGCAAAATCTTGGCCTTCTCAGCGAAGGTCGGCTCAGCCATGCGGGAGTTTTACTCTTTGCTAAACATCCGCAGCGCCTCTTCCCTCTGGCGCAAGTACGGATCGGTATCTTTCGAGGGGATCACATCCTGGACAGTCACGATTTTCAGGGCACGCTGTGGCAACAGCTGGATGGTGCCCTTGAGCGTTTCAGGCAGATACTCAAAGTGCGTTTTGATATTCAGGTGGAGAAACCTTCACTGGAGGGGCTTCAACGCCGGGAGGTCTGGGAATATCCGTTAGAAGCCCTGCGGGAAGCGGTGGTGAACGCCCTCATTCATCGAGACTACACCTATCCGGCGGATATCCAGATTCGCCTCGAAGAAGATCGCCTTGAGATCTGGAGTCCGGGCGAACTACCTCCACCTCTTACACCGGAGGCACTTTACGGGCCTCACGCCTCGGTATTGCGCAACCCCCTCATCGCACAGGCCTTCTACTTTGCCGGCATCATTGAACGCTGGGGAACGGGCACCACGCGCATCGTAAATCTCTGTCGCGAGCAGGGGCTGCCGGAGCCCGAATTCGCCAACTGGCAA
The nucleotide sequence above comes from bacterium. Encoded proteins:
- a CDS encoding helix-turn-helix domain-containing protein produces the protein MPKIHESESETLEFKRQWTDRALEDLAAFANTEGGVLLIGVREDGEVVGAKSDDKELQRIANLIASHLGITPSLEVAEIEGHSVIKIRVEPAPYLVSYGGRYLRRVGTTNRDFAPQELARHILNRSDRHWDGLPSEWSIEKVDGEAIAYFARLALDRLPQIDPAEPEHVLQNLGLLSEGRLSHAGVLLFAKHPQRLFPLAQVRIGIFRGDHILDSHDFQGTLWQQLDGALERFRQILKVRFDIQVEKPSLEGLQRREVWEYPLEALREAVVNALIHRDYTYPADIQIRLEEDRLEIWSPGELPPPLTPEALYGPHASVLRNPLIAQAFYFAGIIERWGTGTTRIVNLCREQGLPEPEFANWQGGVRVTFLKDPYTPERLRKMGLNDRQIKAVLYVKERGSISNREYQALTGVRERTATSELGQLVALGVFERIGTTGRGTRYGARKPQKAQ